The Acidobacteriota bacterium DNA window AATCCCGCCACGATATATCGGCTCAAGTCGTTCCTTGACCGCAGAGACGTCGACGTGATGACGGTAAACTTCAACAAGGACGTCCGGCTCGGCGGCCTGGCCGCCAGATGGCACGGCGGCACCTCGGTGATCTGGCGGCTCGGCCTGGATATTACGAAAAACGGCCTGGTTCACCGTCTCCTGACTCCGCACCTGGTCGACGGGGTCATCGTTCCGTCACAGGCGCTGAAGCGTCAGGTGATAAGGCACGGGTACCTGACCGATTCCCTGGTGCGGGTCATCCACAACGGCACCGAGATCAAGGACTTTGCCCGGCCCGATCCGGCGGCGGCGCGCCGTCTGAGAGAGGCATACGGCCTGCCGGAGCAAAGCGTGGTGGCGGTCACGGCAGGCAGGTTCGTCGACCAGAAAGGGCACGTGTACCTGGTCGAAGCCGCGCCCGAACTGATCAGGCGGCACCCCGACCTGCGCTTCCTGTGGCTCGGGAACGGCCCGCTGGAGGGCATGTTGCGGGCAAGGCTGGATGAACTTAAGCTCAGCGATTACTTCGTGTTTGCGGGCATGCTTGATAACATCGACACTCCGCTGGCCGGAGCGGATTTCATGATCCACCCGGCCGTCGAAGAGCCCTTCTCGCATGCCATCCTGGAAGCTATGCGGGCCGGCCTGCCGATCGTGGCTTCCCGCGTCGGCGGCACTCCCGAGGCGATAATCGATGGCGAGACCGGTTTCCTGATCTCACCGGGGCAACCACTTGCCCTTGTGAACGGCGTTGACAGGTTACTGGCGGACAGAGACAACCTTCACCGGCTGGGCCTTGCGGGACAGAAGCGGTGGCGGCAGAACTTCACGATCGAGCGAATGGTGGACAAGGTCGAAGAGTACTTCTCGTTCGTAGCTCGAAAGGGGGAGGTTCGTGAACCGGCTTAAACCGCTCGAGAAGTGGTTCAAAGCGGCCTTCTTCGGCGTCTTCCGCCGCTGGCTGCGCAAGGGGCAGAAGGACTTCCGCCCGCTCGACGGCCGGCGGATCCGGTCGGTGCTCTTTCTGAGGCCGGAGAAGATCGGCGACATGGTTATTTCATTCCCGGTCTTTGACGGTCTGAGGAAGCACTTCCCGCACATTCGCATCGCCATTCTCGGTTCGCCCCGCAACTACGAGATCATTCGTGACGACCCCCGGTTCGATACGGTCTACCTTTACCGTAAGAACGTCATCGGCGACCTGTTCACCCTGCTGGCCATGCGGCGCGGCGGGTACGACTGCGTCGTGGACATGATCGGGAACGACTCGGTGACGGCGCTGTTTCTGTCTCAGCTCTGTGCCGACGGCAAGCCGAGAATCGGCGTGGGCAAGAAGGCGTACCGCGAGTACTATGATTTCAATTACGATCACCGCATGGGTAATACCGGGCACATCATTGAAAACACGCTCAAGCTGCTGACCGCCCTCGGCATCGACACCGACACCGTCGACCCTTACGCGATTCCGCATATCCGCCAGGAGGCGTGGAAGAAAATCGATGCCTTCCTGGCAGATGTTTCCGGGAGTCCCCGGCGGCCCGTCGTAGGCTACAACCTGTCGGCCGGATCGCGAACACGACTGTGGGCGAAGGAGAAATCGCTTGAGCTTATTCAGCGCATATGCGACCACGTTGAGGATTGCAGGGTCATTCTCATAACGTCTCCGGCCGATCGGCGGCGCGGCGATGAACTGCAGCGGCTCCTGGACCGGGACGGCATCCTCCAGTCGCCGCCGAATCTGAGTTTGACGGAGGTTTCGGCCCTGGTGGCCCGGCTTGATCTCCTGATTTCGCCTGACACGTCGCTGGTGCACATCGCCCGGGCGTTCAAGGTCCCGGTGGTCGGCCTGTACAGCCGCTACATGAAAAATTTCCTGCTCTGGCGGCCGTACGGCCAGGAGGTAGGGGCGGTCGTGTCCGGCAACGATGACAACATTTTCGACATCACCGTCGACCAGGTGTTCGGCGTGTTCACCCAGGTGCTTGAGCGATTCGAGGTGGTGAGGTCATGAGCAGGCTGTCGGTGGTGGTGATAACGAAGGACGAGGAGAGCAACCTTGGCCGCTGCCTGGCCTCGGTGGCATGGGCTGACGAGATTGTCGTCGTTGACAACCAGTCGACCGACGATACCCGGGAGATTGCCGCCGATTTCGGCGCCAGGGTGTTCTGCCGGGAGTGGCGCGGTTTTGGTCCAGCCAAGCAGGAGGGTGCCGGCCACGCCACCGGCGACTGGATCCTCTCGCTGGACGCCGACGAGGAAGTGACGGTGCCGCTCGCTGACGAGATTCGGCGTGCCATTGGCGACCACGGCGGGACGGTCGGCTACCTGATCCCGCGGCGAACCGAGTTTCTCGGCCGCTGGATTTACCACTGCGGCTGGTATCCGGATCCCGTCCTGCGTTTATTTCGCAAGGACAGCGGTTCGTTCAACGATGCGGTCGTTCATGAACGGGTTGAGTTGGAAGGTCCGGTCGGCCGTTTGAAATGCGAGCTTCTTCATTACAGCTACCCGTCGCTGGAGAAGTATTTCGACAAGTTCAATAGCTACACGAGCCTGGCAGCCGAGGAAGCTTACAAAAACGGCCGGAAGGCTCTGCTTCTCGATCTTGCGGTCAGGCCGATCAGCGCTTTTGTAAAGCACTATTTCATCAAACTCGGGTTTCTCGACGGAGTAGAAGGGTTTCTTGTTTCGCTGCTGTCGTCAGGATACGTGCTGGTGAAGTATGCGAAACTGCGGGACCTTACTCGCAAGAGAAGGACCGCTCAAAGGTAAGACATGGCCAGGGAGCTCGACATACAGCCCGGCGACCGCATTCTGGTCAGCCGCACGGACAGGCTCGGTGATCTGATCCTGGCGCTGCCGTTCGTGGAAACGCTCAAGCTGCGGTACCCGGAATGCCGGATCGACGTACTGGCGTCGCTTTACGCGTCGCCCATTCTCGAGAACAACCCGCGCATTGACGGTATAGCGCGCGTCCAAAACGATCAGCTCATCATAAGCCGCAACTACAAGAAGGAGCTGCTGAGGAAAATCCGGCGGGCCGGTTACAAGGCCGTGGTGGTCCTGTACCCGGAGCGCCGCGTTTCGCACCTGCTGTATAAGGCCGAGGTGCCGAACAGGATCGGTACGGCGGGGCGGCTGCACTCGTTTCTCTTTAACCACCATCTGTACCACTCCCGCAAAGCGAACCGGAAACACGAGTTGGAGTACAACCTGGACTTTCTCAAGTTCTTTCGCGACGGTTCCACGGTCATTACGCCGGTGGTTCACCCCAAGGATAAAGAGATTCACAACGCCCGGCGTATACTTCGCGAGCACGGTGTCTCGGGTGATTTTGCCGTTATTCATCCGGGTTCCGGGGGATCGGCTCACGCCTGGTCGGCCGAGAACTTCCTGCGCGTCTGTCCGCTTCTGGAGAAGGCGGGTCTGCAGGTCATAGTCTCCGGTACGGAAGAAGAGGGCCGCCGGTATGAAGAACTGGCCGGCGAGCTTGATATACGGTTACGGATGATCACGGGCCGCACCGAGTTAAGGACGCTGGCCGCCGTTCTGGCGCAGGCCAGGGTTGTGATCGCGAACTCGACGGGTCCGCTGCATCTTGCTGCCGCCGTAGGAACGCGGGTGGTGGGCCTGTACCCGCTCCAGAAAGTCATGTCACCGCGCCGGTGGGGGCCGCGCGGAGCCGGACATCGAGTCATTCAGCCGGCCAGCCCGGACTGCCAGTGCCCGCCGGGAAACTGCACGTGCATGACCACGATTTCCATCGAGCGCGTCGCTGCAGAAGCGCTCGCTGCGATAGGGGAGATGTAGCCGTGGCGCAGACGTGGGAGCCGATGAACCTCGCCCAGTTCATAATTCACATCGAGTCGTACAACTCGAACGTCGACATTCCGCTGATAAAGAAGGCCTACGAGTTCTCCGACGCGGCACACGCCGGCCAGAAACGGTCGTCGGGCGAGCCGTTCATCGAGCATTGTCTCGAGGTTGCCTTTATCCTGGCCGAACTGCACATGGACTCGGCCACCATCACCGCCGGTCTGCTGCACGACGTGGTCGAGGACACCGAGTACACGATTGAGAATATACGCCGGGAATTCGGAGACGAGATCGCCGAGCTCGTGGACGGCGTTACGAAGATCGGAGCCGTGCAGTTCACGTCGGTCGAGGAACAGCAGGTCGAGTACTTCCGCAAGATGCTTCTGAGCATGGCCAAGGACATCCGGGTCATCATTATCAAGCTGGCCGACCGTATGCACAACATGCGTACGTTGAGCCACCTGCCACAGGAGAAACAGCGGCGTATCGCCCAGGAGACGACCGACGTCTATGCGCCGCTGGCCCACCGTCTGGGAATCAACCGGGCCAAGGTGGAGCTTGAAGACCTCTCGCTCAAGCACCTGAACCCCAGGGTATATCAGCAACTGGTCACACTGGTCAAGGAACGCAAGGAGGAGCGCGAGGACTACCTGGCCGAGGTCGTCGGCCCGCTCAAGGAAGCCCTGGCCAAGGACGGCATAATCGCCTCCGTTCACGGGCGCGCCAAACACCTGGATTCCATCTACCGCAAGATTCGCCTGCGCAACGTACCCTTTGAAGAGATCTACGATCTGCTGGCCATCCGCGTGATCGTCAACTCCGAGCGCGAGTGCTACCACGCCATGGGGATAATTCACTCCATGTGGAAACCGGCGCCGGATCGCTTTCACGATTACATCGCCAATCCGAGGCCGAACGGCTACCGGTCGCTGCACACCACCGTCTACGGTCCGCGCAAGAAGACCGTGGAGGTCCAGATTCGCACCCATCAGATGCACCACGTTGCCGAGAACGGCATTGCCGCGCACTGGCTGTACAAGGAAGGTCGCCGCGGGATGAGCAAGGATGACCAGCAGGTGGCGTGGCTGCGCAACGTCCTCGAGTGGCAGAAGGACATGACCAACCCGGCCGAGTTTATCGAGTACCTCAGGATGGACCTGTACTCGGAGGACATCTTCGTATATACGCCCAACGGTCGGCTGATCAACCTTCCCCGGGGCGCGACGCCGCTCGATTTCGCCTTTCAGGTGCATACGGAGATCGGCCTGCACTGCGCCGGCGCGAAGATCAACGGCCGGCTGCAGCCCCTCTCGACACGGCTCAGGTCGGGTGATCAGGTGGAGATAATCACCAACCCCAACCGGACGCCCTCCCACGACTGGTTGAAGCTCGTCAGGACGTCGGCCGCGCGCACGAAGATCCGACGCTGGCTGAAGCAGGCCGGGTTTGAGCAGTCACTGAACCTGGGCCGGGAAATCATCGGACGCAAGCTCAAGGAACATCGCGTACCGATGCCCGACGACGCGTTACTCCAGGAATACGCGGAGCAGCTCAACCGCAAGTCCGTACCCGATCTCTTTGCGGCCATCGGTAACGGCTCCATGGGGGCGAACAGGCTCATGCGGCTTATCATTCCGGAGGAAGAGAAGGACACCGCCGGATTCGTCGGCCGGGTGATAGAACGCCTTCGCCGGTCCAAGGGCGTCAGGGTCCAGGGACTGGAAAACATGATGTTCCGCTTTGCCGGTTGCTGTCAGCCCGTCCCCGGGGAGGATATAGTCGGTTTTATCACGAGGGGCCGCGGCGTCACTATCCACCACGCCGAGTGCCAGGTGGCTATCGACCTCGGCAACAGCAACCCCGAACGCAAGATTGCGGTAAGCTGGGACGCCGGCAAGGATCAGTGGTTTATCGTGCAGCTCGACCTGGTGACGGAAGATCGCAAGGCCATGCTCCGGGATGTCACGCAGGCGATCGCGGATTCAAACACCAACGTCAGGGGCGCGGAGATGAAAACCACCGACGACGGGACGGCGGTCGGACGTTTCGTGCTGGAGGTCTCCAACCTGTCACACCTGAACCGCATCATCGACAAGGTGAAGAAGGTAAAGGGGGTCGTCTCCGTCAAGCGGGCGCGCAAACGCGAGTTCTCGACGTAGGCTGCGGAACCTTTCCTGTCCCGGTGTGGCCGTCCGGCGCCCGGGCGCTACTTGAACTCAACCGGCAGAGCCAGCGTATCGTTGTCGCGCTCGACCAGCAAAGTGGTCGTGTCTCCCTTTCGGAACTTGCCCAGTGCGTTCATGTACGTGTAGATGTCGTCGATCACGAGAGCGCCCATTTTGATGATGACGTCGCCTTTTATCAGACCGGCTCTCTCGCCGGGGCCGTCGGCCGACACACCGTCCACACCCAGGCCGCGAAGTTCGGAGATGAAGTCCGGCATGATGCCGAGGGTGACTGAGTAGGCGCCGCGCCTTCTGCCCGTGTCCTCGTGCTTGGTCCGTTGAAACGCCAGAAGACCGTCGTACCCGTCGAAATGGGTGACGATGCGGTCCACCAGTCCCGCTACCCGGACTATGCCCTCCAGGTCGATCTTGTCCACCACGTCGTCCGGCGTATGGTAATCCTCGTGAGCCCCCGTAAAGAAATACAGAACCGGGATGCCCATGTTGTAGAAGGCGGTGTGATCGGAAGGGCCGGTGCCGGATTCTTTAAGGGCGAGCTTGATATCATCCACCTGCAGACTATCGAAGAACGTCTTGAACTCGGTGCAGGTCCCGGTGCCGAAGATGGCCAGTCCTTTCTCCTGGTCCTTGAGCCGACCAATCATATCCATGTTTATGGTCATCCGGACCGTGGAGGAATCGACCGGCATGTTTCTCACGAAGTGACCTGATCCCAGCAGGCCCTTTTCTTCGCCCGTGAGGGCGACAAAGAGATACGTGTATTTAAGCCGGCTCCGCTCGGCGCTGTACCGGCGGGCCAGTTCGAGCAGGGCGGCCACTCCGGAGCCGTTGTCATCGGCCCCGTAATGGATCTTCCTGGGCTCCTCGAGGTAGCGTGACGTCGGCCCGCCCCAGCCGAGATGATCGTAGTGAGCGGTGATAACCACAGCCGTGTCGTTGTCCGAAGGCAGGCAGGCCACGACGTTGTATCCGGTATCGCGCACGGCAATCAGCTCCGTTTGACCGGACGCGTTCACCAATCCGGGGTGGGCCAGGTCGAGGCCCAGTTTCTCCAGCCCTTTCCGACGAAGCCAGATCACGGGAATATCCTTGGGCGTAACGTGACCGCCCGCGATTGCGATCATGGTGTCGTCGTGATCCTCCGGCGTGTAGAAAAACACTCCTGTCGCCTTGTGATCCAGGGCCCGGGCAATCTTGTCGGTCAGCGAACTACAGGCGCTGAAGTCGACCGCGGAACTATCCTCTGATTCGGGTGCGTGCCGCTTTACAATGACAGCTTTGCCTTCGACGTCTCTCCCCGCATAGTCGTCGTAACTGGAATCCTCCAGAGTGATGCCGTAATCGACAAAGATGAAGTCGTCGAACTGAAAAGTCGTGCTTGCCGACTGCAACAGGGGTTCAAACTCTTCGTGAAGTATTAGCTCGACTTCGTTGATTGCCAAGCGGTTACGCTCGCCGACCTCGATCTTGTCGGTGAACTCGAACTCCTGAAGCCAGGACCCGGTATCTCCCTTCGGCTGCAGGTCCGCAGACTCGAAGACTGAGACGATGTAGGCGGCCGCCTTGAATTCCCCCGGCTCGCCGGTCTCTCGGCCTTCCAGCGAGTCGGAGGCCAGAACGGAGATATGCTTGTAAATCGAATCGGCGCTGATGGTGTAACCAAATGCCGCTGCCGGGTACAGAACCAGGGCGAGCAGAGGAACAATTGTCAGGACGAGGGTGTTTCTTTTCATATGCTTCTCTTATGAATGGTCCAAAATCAGAGCCGGAAGGTAGGAGATTGTCACGGCAGTGTCACGTCTTAATTGACCTGTATAGTCTTCAAAACAATTGCCGGCTTTGACTGGTAACGTATATTATGCCGAAAATGCTCCGAGAGGTGACGGTTCAGTGAATCTTAGCAAATGTCCCAACTGTGGTGCGGCTCCCGGGGGCCGGCCGAAGTTCTGTCCCGAATGCGGAACGCCGCTGTCGGATCGGAAGAGACCGACCCGGAACGCCAGGCATGGCAGAAGATCAGCCACCGTCGACCGGTGGGGCTGGGTGATGATACTCGGTGCTCTTGTGATCGTGACCGCAGGGTATTTCGTTTTCAAAGGCGCCGGGCGGGCTTCGACGTCCTCGGAACGTCCGGAAACGTCGCAAGAAGGAACCGCAGCGGCTATGACGAGCATGCTCGATCAGCTTCCCAACGATTACGCCACCCTTGTGAGCATGGGTAACCAATTCATGGACGAGAGGAACTTCACGGTCGCCGCCGAGATCTACCGGAGGGCGCTGTCAATCGATGGAACGTCCCCGGACGTGCGCACCGATTACGGTGCCTGCCTGCACGGGATGGGTCTTGCCGAGCAGGCACTCCAGGAGTTCTCTCAGGTTGTGCGCAACCATCCCGAGCACAGCGTCGCGCATTACAACCTCGCGATTGTATACAATGAACTCGGCCAGATCGACTCGGCCCGCTACTACTGGCAAACGTTTCTTGACCTTGAACCGGATGGCCGTGGGTCAGACGCAGCGCGGCAGTACCTTAAGGGCCTCGAGGGGTAGAAGCGTCGCCGGCCTCCGGGCCGGACTGAAGGCGACTGGGCCTCGACTCGGGTCGCGATCCCCGGTGCGAACATGTTTGG harbors:
- a CDS encoding glycosyltransferase family 4 protein — its product is MNILFLDAIDRDTFGGYENWILLTARHMQMRGHRVTVAGRAGSEYLRRAGLLSNGIDILEVAIGGDFNPATIYRLKSFLDRRDVDVMTVNFNKDVRLGGLAARWHGGTSVIWRLGLDITKNGLVHRLLTPHLVDGVIVPSQALKRQVIRHGYLTDSLVRVIHNGTEIKDFARPDPAAARRLREAYGLPEQSVVAVTAGRFVDQKGHVYLVEAAPELIRRHPDLRFLWLGNGPLEGMLRARLDELKLSDYFVFAGMLDNIDTPLAGADFMIHPAVEEPFSHAILEAMRAGLPIVASRVGGTPEAIIDGETGFLISPGQPLALVNGVDRLLADRDNLHRLGLAGQKRWRQNFTIERMVDKVEEYFSFVARKGEVREPA
- a CDS encoding glycosyltransferase family 9 protein — its product is MNRLKPLEKWFKAAFFGVFRRWLRKGQKDFRPLDGRRIRSVLFLRPEKIGDMVISFPVFDGLRKHFPHIRIAILGSPRNYEIIRDDPRFDTVYLYRKNVIGDLFTLLAMRRGGYDCVVDMIGNDSVTALFLSQLCADGKPRIGVGKKAYREYYDFNYDHRMGNTGHIIENTLKLLTALGIDTDTVDPYAIPHIRQEAWKKIDAFLADVSGSPRRPVVGYNLSAGSRTRLWAKEKSLELIQRICDHVEDCRVILITSPADRRRGDELQRLLDRDGILQSPPNLSLTEVSALVARLDLLISPDTSLVHIARAFKVPVVGLYSRYMKNFLLWRPYGQEVGAVVSGNDDNIFDITVDQVFGVFTQVLERFEVVRS
- a CDS encoding glycosyltransferase family 2 protein, with amino-acid sequence MSRLSVVVITKDEESNLGRCLASVAWADEIVVVDNQSTDDTREIAADFGARVFCREWRGFGPAKQEGAGHATGDWILSLDADEEVTVPLADEIRRAIGDHGGTVGYLIPRRTEFLGRWIYHCGWYPDPVLRLFRKDSGSFNDAVVHERVELEGPVGRLKCELLHYSYPSLEKYFDKFNSYTSLAAEEAYKNGRKALLLDLAVRPISAFVKHYFIKLGFLDGVEGFLVSLLSSGYVLVKYAKLRDLTRKRRTAQR
- a CDS encoding glycosyltransferase family 9 protein yields the protein MARELDIQPGDRILVSRTDRLGDLILALPFVETLKLRYPECRIDVLASLYASPILENNPRIDGIARVQNDQLIISRNYKKELLRKIRRAGYKAVVVLYPERRVSHLLYKAEVPNRIGTAGRLHSFLFNHHLYHSRKANRKHELEYNLDFLKFFRDGSTVITPVVHPKDKEIHNARRILREHGVSGDFAVIHPGSGGSAHAWSAENFLRVCPLLEKAGLQVIVSGTEEEGRRYEELAGELDIRLRMITGRTELRTLAAVLAQARVVIANSTGPLHLAAAVGTRVVGLYPLQKVMSPRRWGPRGAGHRVIQPASPDCQCPPGNCTCMTTISIERVAAEALAAIGEM
- a CDS encoding bifunctional (p)ppGpp synthetase/guanosine-3',5'-bis(diphosphate) 3'-pyrophosphohydrolase, whose translation is MAQTWEPMNLAQFIIHIESYNSNVDIPLIKKAYEFSDAAHAGQKRSSGEPFIEHCLEVAFILAELHMDSATITAGLLHDVVEDTEYTIENIRREFGDEIAELVDGVTKIGAVQFTSVEEQQVEYFRKMLLSMAKDIRVIIIKLADRMHNMRTLSHLPQEKQRRIAQETTDVYAPLAHRLGINRAKVELEDLSLKHLNPRVYQQLVTLVKERKEEREDYLAEVVGPLKEALAKDGIIASVHGRAKHLDSIYRKIRLRNVPFEEIYDLLAIRVIVNSERECYHAMGIIHSMWKPAPDRFHDYIANPRPNGYRSLHTTVYGPRKKTVEVQIRTHQMHHVAENGIAAHWLYKEGRRGMSKDDQQVAWLRNVLEWQKDMTNPAEFIEYLRMDLYSEDIFVYTPNGRLINLPRGATPLDFAFQVHTEIGLHCAGAKINGRLQPLSTRLRSGDQVEIITNPNRTPSHDWLKLVRTSAARTKIRRWLKQAGFEQSLNLGREIIGRKLKEHRVPMPDDALLQEYAEQLNRKSVPDLFAAIGNGSMGANRLMRLIIPEEEKDTAGFVGRVIERLRRSKGVRVQGLENMMFRFAGCCQPVPGEDIVGFITRGRGVTIHHAECQVAIDLGNSNPERKIAVSWDAGKDQWFIVQLDLVTEDRKAMLRDVTQAIADSNTNVRGAEMKTTDDGTAVGRFVLEVSNLSHLNRIIDKVKKVKGVVSVKRARKREFST
- a CDS encoding M20/M25/M40 family metallo-hydrolase, producing MKRNTLVLTIVPLLALVLYPAAAFGYTISADSIYKHISVLASDSLEGRETGEPGEFKAAAYIVSVFESADLQPKGDTGSWLQEFEFTDKIEVGERNRLAINEVELILHEEFEPLLQSASTTFQFDDFIFVDYGITLEDSSYDDYAGRDVEGKAVIVKRHAPESEDSSAVDFSACSSLTDKIARALDHKATGVFFYTPEDHDDTMIAIAGGHVTPKDIPVIWLRRKGLEKLGLDLAHPGLVNASGQTELIAVRDTGYNVVACLPSDNDTAVVITAHYDHLGWGGPTSRYLEEPRKIHYGADDNGSGVAALLELARRYSAERSRLKYTYLFVALTGEEKGLLGSGHFVRNMPVDSSTVRMTINMDMIGRLKDQEKGLAIFGTGTCTEFKTFFDSLQVDDIKLALKESGTGPSDHTAFYNMGIPVLYFFTGAHEDYHTPDDVVDKIDLEGIVRVAGLVDRIVTHFDGYDGLLAFQRTKHEDTGRRRGAYSVTLGIMPDFISELRGLGVDGVSADGPGERAGLIKGDVIIKMGALVIDDIYTYMNALGKFRKGDTTTLLVERDNDTLALPVEFK
- a CDS encoding tetratricopeptide repeat protein — protein: MILGALVIVTAGYFVFKGAGRASTSSERPETSQEGTAAAMTSMLDQLPNDYATLVSMGNQFMDERNFTVAAEIYRRALSIDGTSPDVRTDYGACLHGMGLAEQALQEFSQVVRNHPEHSVAHYNLAIVYNELGQIDSARYYWQTFLDLEPDGRGSDAARQYLKGLEG